A single genomic interval of Dromiciops gliroides isolate mDroGli1 chromosome 1, mDroGli1.pri, whole genome shotgun sequence harbors:
- the LOC122743646 gene encoding probable family 17 glucosidase SCW11, with amino-acid sequence MSATETTNPSSSSSSSSSSFSSSSSSSSSSPSAAATPAAAAVAAAAAVAVAVAAAAAAASPASTAAAAVAAAAGQLQNDLVDAGLLCRVRLRTMKERKGTERLGAAEIYSRQCMVLGILGPTARSSRVGRWAAEVLPPSPLSLPPQQTHQTSFTFAPLDYWKMLMSTGCLGVGVVEP; translated from the exons ATGTCTGCAACAGAAACAACaaacccttcttcttcttcttcttcttcttcttcttctttttcttcttcttcttcttcttcttcttcttctccttctgctGCTGCTACTCCTGCCGCTGCTGccgttgctgctgctgctgctgttgctgttgctgttgctgctgctgctgctgctgcttctcctgCCTCTACCGCCGCCGCCGCTGTAGCCGCTGCTGCAGGGCAG CTCCAAAACGACCTCGTAGACGCGGGGCTGCTGTGCAGGGTTCGGCTAAGGACcatgaaggagaggaaaggaacgGAGCGTCTCGGAGCTGCAGAGATTTACTCGAGGCAGTGTATGGTATTGGGTATCCTCGGACCCACTGCGAGATCCTCAAGAGTAGGCAGATGGGCTGCAGAAGTGTTGcctccatctcccctttcccttccccctcaacaAACCCACCAAACCTCCTTTACTTTTGCCCCACTGGACTACTGGAAGATGCTTATGTCCACGGGTTGTCTTGGAGTGGGGGTTGTAGAGCCCTGA